From a region of the Vairimorpha necatrix chromosome 4, complete sequence genome:
- a CDS encoding reverse transcriptase has product MSNLEIWAEKQLGRRSIIQGAKEQVMINIEINDEYDCKLKIAWIDVESFRRQIYEKNIEKGIFQGNSLSPLFFVLAMNKLSKKLNNTYPKVSINLENLESYCPNHFLFINDLKLVVEKEETLAVMIAEIMKIFKAVVLEMNVACCTGMRLVLK; this is encoded by the exons ATGTCAAATCT agaaattTGGGCAGAAAAACAGCTAGGGCGCAGAAGTATCATACAAGGAGCCAAAGAGCAAGTTATGATTAATATAGAAATCAATGACGAGTACGACTGTAAGCTTAAGATTGCGTGGATTGATGTAGAAAGCTTTCGACGGC aaatttatgaaaaaaatatcgaaAAAGGAATCTTTCAAGGAAACAGTCTGTCGCCCTTATTTTTCGTACTGGCAATGAACAAGTTATCTAAAAAACTGAATAATACTTATCCTAAGGTAAGTATAAACTTAGAAAATTTGGAGTCCTATTGTCCAAACCactttctttttataaacgaTTTAAAACTAGTAGtagaaaaagaagaaacaTTAGCAGTAATGATAGCagaaataatgaaaatttttaaagcaGTTGTGCTAGAAATGAATGTGGCATGCTGCACAGGTATGCGGCTTGTTCTAAAATAA
- a CDS encoding alpha-1-antitrypsin-like protein: MKILTDNIIKTSSDMFSYLLEQQRGTFVFSPYSIINILGILLNGSTNNTKNMMEEFLYYEDNTDKFNDDIYKINHQLHISPDDSIAGSSTLKLNNYVFYNNQIKMIPLFEEIIKKYFKTESQTFDPTKTEEILNIINETVKTNTNGLIENLFDELPGNLLALIVNTMYFKLSWKLPFEIEHENRDFADGEMKIQVPMMKISKEFRAFETDGYQAVQIPYADHNYSFLGILPKSNKKEDLNIENIEISKLLLKMKLYDVEIRIPKFKFKTEIDIIREMKMEKLQEIFTNPSFLNMFSGVPFGNPELFHVAVIDVNEKGTEGASVTSTFARLSLNILPKMTINFNRPFIFYIVKTISDNNTPSSIEDLPIFMGRFSGNINEHYTRQEGTEDGIQAIHDMDLVEECSLKDAASCGNIRNLLFVCYKSLEGKEIERTDKISSEMVNSKLIDLLIHQCVSMTFELYRAKFYRDLNEDKKIEIKTSEEEICNFWGEMWKLPEEREETSYLEYIDEHYVEKSPERDMF; the protein is encoded by the exons atgaaaattttaactgATAACATAATAAAGACATCTTCAGACATGTTTAGCTATTTGTTAGAGCAACAAAGAGGGACTTTTGTATTTTCTCCTTATTCGATAATAAACATACTTggtatattattaaatggTTCCACTAAtaacacaaaaaatatgatgGAAGAATTTTTGTACTATGAAGATAATACcgataaatttaatgatGATATCTATAAGATTAATCATCAGTTACACATTTCACCAGATGATTCTATTGCCGGTAGTTCTACgttaaaattaaacaactatgttttttacaataatcaAATCAAAATGATACCTTTAtttgaagaaataataaagaaatattttaaaacagaaTCTCAAACATTTGACCCTACAAAAacagaagaaattttaaacattataaatgaaacAGTAAAAACCAATACCAATGGTTtgattgaaaatttatttgatgaACTGCCCGGAAATTTACTAGCTTTGATAGTCAATACtatgtattttaaattatcatgGAAATTACCATTTGAAATTGAACACGAAAATCGAGATTTTGCTGATGGAGAAATGAAAATTCAAGTTCCAATGATGAAAATAAGTAAAGAGTTTAGAGCTTTTGAAACGGACGGATATCAAGCAGTACAAATTCCTTATGCAGATCATAATTATTCGTTTTTAGGAATTTTGCCTAAatcaaacaaaaaagaagaccttaatattgaaaatattgaaatcTCTAAACTCttgttaaaaatgaaactaTATGATGTAGAAATTAGAATACCTAAATTCAAGtttaaaacagaaattGATATCATTAGGGAAATGAAAATGGAGAAATtacaagaaatatttactaATCCAAGTTTCTTAAACATGTTTAGTGGGGTTCCTTTCGGTAATCCGGAATTATTTCATGTTGCTGTAATTGATGTCAACGAAAAAGGAACAGAAGGAGCTTCTGTGACCTCTACATTCGCAAGACTTAGTTTGAATATTCTACCAAAAATGACCATAAACTTTAATAGGCCATTTATATTCTACATAGTCAAAACAATTTCAGACAATAACACCCCTTCTAGTATAGAAGATTTACCTATCTTCATGGGTAGATTTTCAGGGa ataTAAACGAACACTATACAAGGCAAGAAGGAACTGAAGATGGTATACAGGCAATACATGATATGG ACTTAGTAGAAGAATGTAGCTTGAAAGATGCGGCTTCGTGTGGGAATATTAGAAACTTGTTGTTTGTCTGCTATAAAAGTTTAGAAGGAAAAGAAATAGAAAGAAcagataaaatttctagTGAAATGGTTAACTCTAAACTAATAGACTTATTAATACATCAGTGTGTGAGTAT GACGTTTGAATTATATAGAGCTAAGTTTTACAGAGATTTAAACgaagacaaaaaaatagaaattaaaacatcagaagaagaaatttgtaatttttggGGCGAGATGTGGAAACTCCCAGAAGAAAGGGAAGAAACCTCATATTTAGAATATATCGATGAGCACTACGTAGAGAAAAGCCCAGAACGGGATATGTTTTAG